In Alkaliphilus flagellatus, one DNA window encodes the following:
- a CDS encoding MATE family efflux transporter, producing MDSVTNMPSSELNLRNGNIKKIFLHYAFPSLFAMLGNALYLIVDGIFIGRGIGANALAVVTMASPVMEFILAFTIFICMGASTIISMKFAQNKVEEANNIFSIALVLMFGFSVTLAIFGNLFLHQLALMLGATELLIGGVKEYLFILCTFSFTLALSYGLSVIVRNDGNPRITMIAMVIGAITNITLDYVFIYIFKWGITGAAVATSIGQIFSVLILLSHFILKKGQLKLVKPQFNFKILKDISTIGVSAFIQELSLGIVTFTFTVTTLKYLGEIGVSAYGIIAYVALFVFMAFLGIAQGIQPIVSYNHGANEPKRVKHALKLGLITNLSLGILFFLICLLLPGPIAKIFASSDIDLISMTIRPLQIYAIAFIFTGMNLTFSTYFLAVEKVKYSNIVSLSRSVILTVFFLMTLPVFMGPTGIWLSIILSEAITLLVAFSLYRKTKTAKVQL from the coding sequence ATGGATTCAGTTACAAATATGCCATCATCAGAATTAAATTTAAGAAATGGCAATATCAAAAAAATATTTCTTCATTACGCATTTCCTTCTCTATTTGCAATGCTAGGAAATGCGTTGTATCTAATTGTAGATGGAATATTTATAGGTAGAGGTATAGGTGCCAATGCCCTAGCAGTTGTTACAATGGCAAGTCCAGTTATGGAATTTATACTAGCATTTACAATATTTATATGCATGGGTGCATCTACTATAATCTCAATGAAATTTGCACAAAACAAGGTTGAGGAAGCTAACAACATATTTTCTATTGCATTAGTTTTAATGTTTGGTTTTAGTGTAACCTTAGCAATATTCGGTAACCTGTTTCTTCACCAGTTAGCATTAATGTTAGGTGCAACAGAATTGTTAATAGGTGGTGTAAAGGAATATTTATTTATATTATGCACATTCTCTTTTACCTTGGCTTTAAGCTATGGGCTAAGTGTAATTGTTAGAAATGATGGTAACCCAAGAATTACTATGATTGCTATGGTGATCGGTGCTATTACAAATATTACTCTTGATTATGTGTTTATATATATATTTAAGTGGGGTATAACAGGTGCCGCTGTAGCTACTAGTATTGGACAAATATTTAGTGTATTGATTTTATTAAGTCATTTTATATTAAAAAAGGGGCAATTGAAGCTTGTAAAACCACAGTTTAATTTTAAAATTTTAAAAGACATATCAACAATTGGAGTTTCGGCCTTTATTCAAGAATTATCATTAGGTATTGTGACTTTTACCTTTACAGTAACCACATTAAAATATCTCGGTGAAATTGGAGTTTCAGCCTATGGTATAATAGCTTATGTTGCACTTTTTGTTTTTATGGCCTTCTTAGGAATAGCACAAGGGATTCAACCGATAGTTAGCTATAATCATGGTGCTAATGAGCCTAAAAGAGTAAAGCATGCTTTAAAACTTGGACTAATAACCAACTTATCCTTAGGCATCTTGTTTTTCTTAATATGCTTATTACTACCGGGTCCAATAGCTAAAATTTTTGCTTCATCTGATATTGATCTTATATCTATGACTATAAGACCATTGCAAATATATGCTATAGCCTTTATATTTACAGGAATGAACTTAACTTTTTCAACTTATTTTCTTGCAGTAGAAAAGGTTAAATATTCAAATATTGTTTCACTTTCAAGAAGTGTTATATTAACAGTATTCTTCCTTATGACTTTACCTGTATTTATGGGACCAACAGGTATTTGGTTAAGCATTATATTAAGTGAAGCGATAACTTTATTAGTAGCATTTTCTCTTTATAGAAAAACTAAAACCGCTAAAGTGCAATTGTAA
- a CDS encoding peroxiredoxin, producing the protein MNEYNCLKIGMEAPDFTAQTTFGQITLSDLKGKWVVLFSHPGDFTPVCTTEFIALARHNCYFVQRNAQLLGLSIDSNPSHLAWVYNIYQNTGIQIPFPVIADSNGRIAKTYGMFSADASTTQTVRNVFFIDDKQVIRAILVYPLTNGRNIPELIRILDALQTTDKEKVATPADWMPGQPVIVPAPQTYDELLKRKTGEEGLCCIDWYLCYKNIK; encoded by the coding sequence ATGAATGAATATAATTGTCTTAAAATCGGAATGGAGGCTCCAGACTTTACAGCTCAAACCACCTTCGGTCAAATAACACTTTCGGATCTAAAAGGTAAATGGGTAGTGCTTTTTTCCCATCCTGGGGACTTTACACCTGTGTGTACCACTGAGTTTATTGCTTTGGCAAGGCACAATTGTTATTTTGTACAGAGGAATGCACAATTATTAGGATTAAGCATAGATAGTAACCCATCCCATTTAGCTTGGGTCTATAATATTTATCAAAATACTGGGATACAAATTCCTTTTCCTGTAATAGCAGATAGTAATGGAAGAATAGCAAAAACTTATGGTATGTTTTCAGCTGATGCAAGTACTACACAAACTGTAAGAAATGTGTTTTTTATTGATGATAAGCAAGTAATTAGAGCAATTCTTGTTTATCCTCTTACAAATGGAAGAAATATACCAGAACTAATTCGTATTCTAGATGCTCTACAAACTACAGATAAGGAAAAGGTGGCAACACCTGCAGATTGGATGCCAGGTCAGCCTGTAATCGTACCTGCTCCACAGACCTATGATGAATTATTGAAAAGAAAAACTGGAGAAGAAGGACTTTGTTGTATAGACTGGTATTTATGTTATAAGAATATTAAATAA
- a CDS encoding PstA family ABC transporter permease → MLENIKNALFKIWITLSGVIVFFSTLFIFAYIIKNGFKSVNVEFIFGSPKGIPLGSEGGIFPAIVGSLFLMIIACIFASLLAISTSIYVVYYCKSIKIENIVHVIVQCMAGVPSIVLGLFGYTLLVINLKLGRSLLSAGLTLGIMIFPFIQVRVEKIFREISSSIINSSYALGVSKSYTFFKLILPICKSEIVSAITLAGGFAMGAAAPIILTGAVIFAPIPKSLSSPVMALPFHLYILTGEGISLEKSYATTLVLIGLLFIINIISIALTFIRKGVR, encoded by the coding sequence ATGTTGGAAAATATAAAAAATGCATTGTTTAAAATATGGATTACATTAAGTGGAGTAATAGTGTTTTTTTCAACCTTATTTATATTTGCATATATAATTAAAAATGGGTTTAAATCTGTAAATGTTGAATTTATATTTGGCAGTCCTAAGGGAATACCCTTAGGCTCGGAAGGAGGAATTTTCCCTGCAATTGTAGGTAGCTTATTTTTAATGATTATTGCTTGTATATTTGCATCTTTGTTGGCAATTTCAACATCTATATATGTAGTTTATTATTGTAAATCCATCAAAATCGAAAACATAGTTCATGTTATAGTTCAGTGCATGGCCGGTGTACCTTCAATAGTTTTAGGTCTTTTTGGGTATACGCTTTTAGTAATTAATTTAAAATTAGGAAGATCTCTTTTATCCGCTGGGTTAACTTTGGGAATTATGATTTTTCCATTTATACAAGTTAGAGTTGAGAAGATTTTCAGGGAAATTAGTAGCTCTATAATTAACTCATCCTATGCCTTAGGCGTGTCTAAATCATATACATTTTTTAAATTAATACTTCCTATATGTAAGTCAGAAATAGTTTCTGCAATAACTTTAGCAGGCGGATTTGCAATGGGAGCTGCGGCTCCTATAATACTTACTGGGGCAGTAATCTTTGCTCCAATACCTAAATCCTTATCATCGCCTGTAATGGCACTGCCTTTTCATTTATATATACTTACTGGAGAAGGTATTTCTCTTGAAAAATCCTATGCAACGACTTTAGTACTTATAGGACTACTTTTTATAATAAATATAATTTCAATAGCCCTAACTTTTATACGAAAAGGAGTTAGATAG
- a CDS encoding phosphate ABC transporter substrate-binding protein: protein MKKSLGIFLSVLIIFSIILTGCTKETPSGTTGEQTVNKEIVNESANTFSAQMTFNGSSTLAPVISAIATDFIEEYTTWDKVDPSFPAENISIYVSAGGSGAGVKAVLEGTSDFGMLAREIKDEENQKIGDPKEFKLGIDALTVSINPENPLLKIKDDLSTEEVKKIFSGEYKYWDEVESSLPHREIVVVIRDLGGGAHEVFQKSVMGDTEVREDAIQAPSMGALVTKVIENKDAIGYASFGMVNQNIGKLIPLKVDGVEATKENIVSGSYKISRPLIAVKKGELTPEQQAFMDVLTSEKGSAIIEKMGYVPVK from the coding sequence ATGAAAAAATCTTTAGGTATTTTTTTATCAGTATTAATAATTTTTTCTATAATATTAACTGGATGTACTAAGGAAACTCCGTCCGGTACAACTGGAGAACAAACTGTAAATAAAGAAATAGTTAATGAAAGTGCTAATACTTTTAGCGCTCAAATGACATTTAATGGGTCATCAACTCTAGCCCCTGTAATATCAGCTATTGCAACTGATTTTATTGAAGAATACACTACTTGGGATAAGGTGGATCCAAGTTTTCCAGCAGAAAATATTTCTATTTATGTTTCTGCAGGAGGTTCAGGTGCTGGTGTTAAAGCGGTCTTAGAAGGAACCAGTGACTTTGGTATGTTAGCAAGGGAAATAAAAGACGAAGAAAACCAAAAAATTGGGGACCCAAAAGAATTTAAACTGGGAATAGATGCTTTAACAGTATCAATTAATCCTGAAAATCCTTTACTTAAGATAAAAGATGACTTATCTACAGAAGAAGTTAAGAAAATATTCTCTGGAGAATATAAGTATTGGGATGAAGTTGAAAGTAGTTTACCACATAGAGAAATTGTAGTAGTTATAAGGGACCTAGGTGGTGGAGCCCATGAGGTATTTCAAAAAAGTGTAATGGGAGATACAGAAGTTAGAGAAGATGCTATCCAGGCACCATCTATGGGAGCTTTAGTTACAAAAGTAATAGAAAATAAAGACGCCATAGGATATGCTTCCTTTGGCATGGTTAATCAAAATATAGGAAAGCTTATTCCGTTAAAGGTTGATGGAGTTGAAGCTACTAAAGAAAATATAGTAAGTGGATCATATAAAATATCTAGACCTCTTATAGCTGTTAAAAAAGGAGAGTTAACACCTGAGCAACAAGCATTTATGGATGTACTTACATCTGAAAAAGGATCTGCGATTATTGAAAAAATGGGCTATGTGCCTGTGAAATAA
- a CDS encoding chromate transporter: protein MKELLTMFFSFFKIGAFTFGGGYAMIPLIEKEVVETKKWISKEEFTDILVISQSFPGALPVNSSLFIGYKLGGVVGAIIALLGVIIPSFLIILTIAISFAHFRDNPAVDNVFKGITGAVPVLVLLAVKSLSKSVKKNTVNIMITVICVISIVVFDIHPVIMIFLSALYGIFFSEKQAEKDNEASLERQVEKIENAN, encoded by the coding sequence ATGAAAGAGTTATTAACAATGTTTTTTAGTTTTTTTAAGATCGGTGCCTTTACCTTTGGTGGAGGGTATGCAATGATACCATTAATAGAAAAGGAAGTAGTTGAAACAAAAAAATGGATTTCTAAAGAAGAATTTACAGATATTCTTGTAATATCTCAAAGTTTTCCAGGAGCCCTTCCAGTTAACTCCTCTTTGTTTATTGGATATAAGCTAGGTGGGGTTGTAGGAGCAATAATAGCACTTTTAGGTGTAATAATACCATCATTTCTAATAATACTTACAATAGCTATTTCCTTTGCTCATTTTAGGGATAATCCTGCTGTAGATAATGTATTTAAAGGTATTACAGGGGCAGTACCAGTTTTAGTATTGTTAGCGGTAAAAAGCTTATCTAAATCTGTAAAAAAGAACACAGTAAATATTATGATAACCGTAATTTGTGTAATATCTATTGTAGTATTTGATATTCATCCAGTTATAATGATTTTCTTATCTGCTCTTTATGGAATCTTTTTTTCAGAAAAACAAGCAGAAAAAGATAATGAAGCTTCTTTGGAAAGGCAGGTAGAGAAAATTGAAAATGCTAATTAA
- a CDS encoding MerR family transcriptional regulator, which yields MEKYFSIGEISKIHNIPIQTLRYYDKIGLLTPAYIDKYTNYRYYSFEQFIYLDTIKYLRFLGVPLKDIKEQLQSGEVTSSIKLLEVQSKEIDSKIENLLDIKNKITNKINRMKLGIDANSIGKITIKTFEERTIAKVQIKDIDDKIQFENSLRELGSFLENETGVFDGDIGFICSYEAFKNKGYLNYKYLTLPINNVIYNKNSTFLSKVPSGTFLCTMYKGPYNTSFHAHDKLMKYINDNNIQVLGDIYEFSIIEPLLVTKEDSFVTEIQIPIKSL from the coding sequence ATGGAAAAATATTTTTCTATTGGCGAGATATCAAAAATTCATAATATTCCTATCCAAACTCTTCGTTACTACGATAAAATTGGTCTTTTAACTCCTGCATATATTGATAAGTATACCAATTATAGGTATTATTCATTTGAACAGTTTATATATTTAGATACAATTAAATATTTAAGATTTCTTGGTGTTCCTTTAAAGGATATAAAAGAACAATTACAAAGTGGCGAAGTAACTTCATCTATTAAACTTTTAGAGGTACAAAGTAAAGAAATTGATTCAAAAATTGAAAATTTGTTAGATATAAAAAACAAAATAACAAATAAAATAAATAGAATGAAACTTGGAATAGATGCAAATTCAATTGGTAAAATTACTATTAAAACCTTTGAAGAACGCACTATAGCAAAAGTGCAAATAAAAGATATAGATGATAAAATTCAATTTGAAAACTCGCTTAGGGAACTGGGAAGTTTTTTAGAAAATGAAACTGGAGTATTTGATGGAGATATAGGTTTTATATGCTCCTATGAAGCCTTTAAAAACAAGGGATATTTAAATTATAAATACTTAACTTTGCCAATAAATAATGTAATATATAATAAAAATTCAACCTTCTTATCTAAAGTTCCCAGTGGTACTTTTCTTTGTACGATGTACAAAGGTCCATATAATACTAGTTTTCATGCCCATGATAAACTGATGAAATATATAAACGATAACAACATACAGGTTCTTGGAGATATATATGAGTTTTCTATAATAGAACCTTTGTTGGTAACCAAAGAGGATTCCTTTGTTACAGAAATTCAAATACCAATTAAATCCCTTTAA
- a CDS encoding LysR family transcriptional regulator: MIDSRIVTFITVAKTKNFTRAAEILNLTQPGVYQQIQYLENYYEVKFIKKEGRILKLTEEGEFFLQYAKEIINISAEMERNLRNGAPTIKRHNIAATMTIGGYVIPSILGDYKKDNPNINIALSVNNTNIILKKIVDREVELALIEGPFDKIKFKYKKFKEDELVLAVSSKHDFAKRESVKLNEVLKGNLLLREPGSGTREIFEGELISHGYSTDTISGCMEVGSISAIVSLVKANVGYTIISKEAIKKETSKGTIVIVPIDNFRMYRDFNFVYLYEKEIDFIDNFIEFCCNYDGLK; this comes from the coding sequence ATGATCGATTCGAGAATTGTTACTTTTATTACAGTAGCTAAAACTAAAAATTTTACAAGGGCTGCTGAAATTTTAAATTTAACTCAACCAGGGGTTTATCAACAAATTCAATATTTGGAAAATTATTATGAAGTAAAATTTATAAAGAAAGAAGGAAGGATATTAAAGCTTACAGAGGAAGGAGAATTTTTTTTACAATATGCTAAGGAAATAATAAATATATCAGCAGAGATGGAGCGAAATCTAAGAAATGGTGCGCCTACTATTAAAAGGCATAACATAGCAGCTACTATGACTATTGGTGGATATGTAATTCCATCTATTTTAGGAGACTATAAAAAAGATAATCCTAATATAAACATAGCATTATCAGTAAATAATACTAATATAATTTTAAAAAAGATAGTTGATAGAGAGGTTGAATTAGCCTTAATAGAAGGGCCCTTTGATAAAATAAAGTTTAAGTATAAAAAATTTAAAGAAGATGAACTTGTTTTAGCAGTTTCATCAAAGCATGATTTCGCAAAGAGAGAATCAGTTAAGCTTAATGAAGTTTTAAAAGGAAATCTATTGCTTAGAGAGCCTGGTTCAGGTACGAGGGAGATATTTGAAGGTGAATTAATTAGTCACGGCTATAGCACAGATACAATTAGTGGATGTATGGAAGTTGGCAGTATTAGCGCAATTGTTTCTCTTGTTAAAGCTAATGTGGGTTACACAATTATCTCTAAAGAAGCAATAAAAAAAGAAACAAGTAAAGGAACTATAGTAATTGTTCCTATAGATAATTTTAGAATGTATAGAGATTTTAATTTTGTATATCTATATGAAAAAGAAATTGATTTTATAGATAATTTTATTGAGTTTTGCTGTAATTATGATGGACTTAAATAA
- the pstC gene encoding phosphate ABC transporter permease subunit PstC, protein MYKWLDKVFGVVIKLLALFSLLLLAFIVLFIFKESVVFFKEVPVLNFITGRRWNPLKSPNNLSIFNIILGTLYVSVVAIIIALPIGVGSGILLSTYTKGKWKIIIRGIIDILGGIPSVVYGFIGLLVIVKFFENILDFSTGESVLAGGILLSAMVLPYIISTCQETMDKVYEEYSFSSKALGISKTYMVRKIVVPESRKSIIAATILALGRAMGETMAVMMVIGNAPIAPKIFGKAQTIPSLIALEMGMAEVGSLHYHALFASGLVLMIMLLIINIILYYIKKGIGI, encoded by the coding sequence ATGTATAAATGGCTAGATAAAGTCTTTGGAGTAGTTATTAAGTTGTTAGCATTGTTCTCATTATTATTGTTAGCATTTATAGTATTATTTATATTTAAAGAGAGCGTAGTGTTTTTTAAGGAAGTACCTGTACTAAATTTTATAACGGGAAGACGATGGAATCCCCTTAAATCGCCTAATAATCTATCCATTTTTAATATAATATTAGGGACATTATATGTATCAGTTGTTGCAATTATTATAGCATTACCGATAGGTGTAGGTAGTGGAATTTTGTTATCCACATATACAAAGGGTAAATGGAAAATTATTATAAGAGGAATAATTGATATTTTAGGGGGGATACCATCTGTAGTATATGGTTTTATAGGTCTTTTAGTAATAGTTAAATTTTTTGAAAATATTTTGGACTTTTCTACAGGAGAATCTGTATTGGCTGGGGGTATACTTTTATCAGCTATGGTTTTACCTTACATAATATCTACTTGTCAGGAGACTATGGATAAGGTATATGAAGAATATTCCTTCTCTTCAAAGGCTTTAGGTATATCTAAAACATATATGGTAAGAAAAATTGTAGTTCCAGAAAGTAGAAAGAGTATAATAGCTGCTACTATTTTAGCTCTAGGCAGAGCTATGGGAGAGACAATGGCAGTTATGATGGTAATAGGGAATGCACCTATTGCTCCAAAAATTTTTGGAAAAGCCCAAACTATACCTTCTTTAATTGCTCTTGAAATGGGTATGGCAGAAGTAGGAAGCTTACATTACCATGCTCTATTCGCTTCAGGTCTAGTACTTATGATTATGCTTTTAATTATTAATATAATTCTTTATTATATTAAAAAGGGAATTGGTATATAG
- the pstB gene encoding phosphate ABC transporter ATP-binding protein PstB — protein sequence MNIIELANLSAYYGDKKVLNNINMRIAKNKITAIIGPSGCGKSTLLAVLNRMLEENGGAIEGKVFFDDKDILNYPKDELRKRIGIVFQKPSPFPMSIYKNLTYAPLYYGVRNKKILNQIVDDKLKISGLYHEVKDNLKISALKLSGGQQQRLCIARALTVEPDILLMDEPCSALDVKNTANIEDMLVNLLDNYTIVIVTHNLSQAKRISDYTAFILDGEIVEYGETNEVFNNPKDKRTKEYIEGIYG from the coding sequence ATGAATATTATTGAATTAGCAAATTTAAGTGCATATTATGGAGATAAAAAGGTTTTAAATAATATAAATATGAGAATAGCAAAGAATAAAATAACTGCTATTATTGGGCCATCTGGTTGTGGGAAATCAACTTTACTAGCAGTTTTAAATAGAATGCTGGAGGAGAATGGTGGCGCAATTGAGGGTAAAGTTTTTTTTGATGATAAGGATATTTTAAATTATCCTAAGGATGAACTAAGAAAAAGAATAGGGATAGTTTTTCAAAAACCTAGCCCATTTCCCATGTCAATATATAAAAATCTTACCTATGCCCCATTATATTACGGAGTAAGGAATAAAAAAATATTAAATCAGATAGTTGATGATAAATTAAAGATTTCAGGACTTTATCATGAAGTAAAGGATAATCTTAAAATATCTGCATTAAAGCTTTCTGGTGGGCAACAACAAAGGTTATGTATTGCAAGAGCTCTTACAGTAGAGCCGGATATATTATTAATGGATGAGCCTTGTTCAGCCTTAGATGTAAAGAATACTGCTAATATAGAGGATATGTTAGTAAATTTATTAGATAATTATACTATAGTAATAGTTACCCATAACCTTTCACAGGCAAAAAGAATTTCGGACTATACAGCCTTTATACTGGATGGAGAAATTGTTGAGTATGGCGAGACAAATGAAGTGTTTAATAATCCTAAGGATAAAAGAACTAAGGAATATATAGAAGGGATATATGGTTAA
- a CDS encoding HAD family hydrolase, with amino-acid sequence MLIYDIPGMGKIKIENIVFDYNGTIAVDGKLLDEVKNFLIKLKDLAKVYVLTADTYGTVEAECCKLGINIKTFPKENASYFKKEIVEELGCKNTICIGNGFNDIEMFKICGISIAIVGEEGCSGKLLANSDIVVKSIEDAINIILNENRMKATLRS; translated from the coding sequence ATGCTAATATATGATATCCCAGGTATGGGAAAAATAAAAATAGAAAATATAGTTTTTGACTATAATGGAACTATAGCTGTTGATGGAAAATTGTTAGATGAAGTTAAAAATTTTTTAATTAAACTCAAAGACCTGGCAAAAGTATATGTACTTACTGCCGATACCTATGGAACTGTTGAAGCAGAATGCTGTAAGCTAGGAATAAATATAAAGACCTTTCCAAAGGAAAATGCCAGTTATTTTAAAAAAGAAATAGTAGAGGAGCTTGGCTGTAAAAATACTATTTGTATTGGAAATGGTTTTAATGATATAGAAATGTTTAAAATATGTGGTATATCCATAGCTATTGTTGGAGAAGAGGGGTGCAGTGGTAAACTTTTAGCTAATTCTGATATAGTAGTTAAATCTATAGAAGATGCAATTAATATTATATTAAATGAAAATAGAATGAAGGCTACATTAAGAAGTTGA
- a CDS encoding chromate transporter: MLINLFLSFFKIGIFGYGGGYAMLPLIEREVVITNPWLTSSEFLDIIGISQMTPGPISINTATFVGYRIGGFLGSVFATVGVVSFSFILVSIATHYILKFKNSKILKNALMGMRPALIGLIISAFISLASKSYLDFKSIIIGVIILLVSLKSKLHPILVIVLSGVLGTVFYGVL; this comes from the coding sequence ATGCTAATTAATTTATTTCTTAGTTTTTTTAAGATTGGAATTTTCGGATACGGTGGAGGATATGCGATGCTACCTTTAATAGAGAGGGAAGTTGTAATAACAAATCCATGGTTAACTTCATCCGAATTTTTAGATATTATAGGTATTTCACAAATGACACCTGGGCCAATATCAATTAATACAGCAACATTCGTTGGGTATAGAATTGGTGGTTTTCTAGGTAGTGTATTTGCAACTGTGGGTGTAGTATCATTTTCTTTTATTTTGGTTTCTATAGCAACACATTATATATTAAAATTTAAAAACTCTAAGATATTAAAAAATGCATTAATGGGTATGAGACCAGCCTTAATCGGACTTATAATAAGTGCTTTTATTTCATTGGCAAGTAAATCATATTTGGATTTTAAGTCCATAATAATAGGTGTCATTATTTTACTAGTAAGTTTAAAGTCAAAGCTTCATCCAATACTTGTAATTGTATTATCTGGAGTGTTAGGAACAGTATTTTATGGAGTATTATAG
- the recQ gene encoding DNA helicase RecQ, producing MDVYNVLKTYFGYEKFRIGQEKLVESIINGKDALGIMPTGGGKSLCYQLPAIILEGITIVISPLIALMKDQVDSLKEMGIAGTYINSTMEQNELITRINEIRENRYKILYVAPERLNTSYFKDLIKDIKISFVAIDEAHCISQWGHDFRPSYLEIPKFIDSLKTRPVVGAFTATATKEIVHEIKHLINLNNPVESIIGFDRPNLFYEVVKTSNKFSYLVDYLNSNFQEDTGIIYCATRKTVESLVKKLNDKGFSAIGYHGGMDSEERQQNQDDFIFNRTRIIVATNAFGMGIDKPDVRFVVHYNMPKNMEAYYQEAGRAGRDGEKSNCTLLYSPSDVVKQKLIIQNENLSNEREELIYKNLQYLVGYCHTNDCLRNSILSYFGEEIENSKCNNCGNCLDQSEMMDITEESQKILSCIYRTNQRYGLTTIIQVLRGSKNKRLIEFGLDKVSTYGIMTDYSEIAVREITMTLVSKGYIHITADKFPILKLTEKSREVLKGEVKVYHKKHLVERKIVGNEKEGLQKKDAKDNYDKDLFNKLKELRYSIAKERNIAPFMVFHDATLKGMASYLPKDKEELLTISGVGVKKYDSYGETFISLIKEYCNEKELNNSIIQE from the coding sequence ATGGATGTTTACAATGTACTAAAAACCTATTTTGGATATGAAAAATTTAGAATAGGCCAAGAAAAATTAGTTGAGAGTATAATTAATGGTAAGGATGCTTTAGGTATAATGCCTACTGGTGGAGGGAAATCACTTTGCTATCAGTTACCTGCCATAATCTTAGAAGGAATAACAATAGTAATTTCACCACTAATAGCCCTTATGAAAGATCAGGTGGATTCATTAAAGGAAATGGGTATAGCAGGAACTTATATTAATAGTACAATGGAACAAAATGAGCTTATTACAAGAATTAATGAGATAAGAGAGAACAGATATAAAATATTATATGTTGCTCCAGAACGACTAAATACAAGTTATTTTAAAGATTTAATTAAAGACATAAAGATTTCATTTGTAGCAATAGATGAGGCCCATTGTATAAGTCAATGGGGACATGATTTTAGACCTAGTTACCTTGAAATACCTAAATTTATTGACTCATTAAAGACTAGACCTGTAGTAGGAGCATTTACTGCAACTGCTACAAAAGAAATAGTACATGAAATAAAGCATCTAATTAATTTAAATAATCCAGTAGAATCAATAATAGGTTTTGATAGACCAAACTTGTTTTATGAGGTTGTAAAAACTAGTAATAAATTTTCTTATTTAGTTGATTATCTAAATTCTAACTTTCAAGAAGATACTGGAATAATATATTGTGCTACAAGGAAAACAGTAGAGTCTCTAGTGAAAAAATTAAATGATAAAGGTTTTTCTGCTATTGGATACCATGGAGGGATGGACTCTGAGGAGCGGCAACAAAATCAAGATGATTTCATATTTAATCGAACTAGGATAATTGTAGCAACTAATGCCTTTGGCATGGGAATAGATAAGCCAGATGTAAGGTTTGTTGTTCATTATAATATGCCTAAAAATATGGAGGCATATTATCAAGAAGCTGGTAGGGCTGGAAGAGATGGAGAGAAAAGTAATTGTACTTTGTTATATTCACCCTCTGATGTTGTGAAGCAAAAACTTATAATACAGAATGAAAATCTATCCAATGAACGTGAAGAATTGATATATAAGAATCTACAATATCTAGTTGGTTATTGTCATACAAATGATTGTCTGAGAAATAGCATATTAAGTTATTTCGGAGAAGAAATAGAAAACAGCAAATGTAATAATTGTGGAAATTGTTTAGATCAATCTGAAATGATGGACATTACAGAAGAATCACAAAAAATTTTATCTTGTATTTACAGAACTAATCAGAGATATGGACTAACAACTATTATTCAAGTTTTAAGAGGTTCAAAGAATAAAAGATTAATAGAATTTGGGCTGGATAAAGTTTCTACCTATGGAATAATGACAGACTACAGTGAAATTGCAGTTAGAGAGATTACAATGACCCTTGTATCGAAGGGGTATATCCACATAACTGCAGATAAGTTTCCTATTTTAAAGCTAACTGAAAAATCACGTGAAGTATTAAAGGGAGAAGTAAAGGTTTACCACAAGAAACATTTAGTTGAGAGAAAAATAGTAGGAAATGAAAAAGAAGGATTACAGAAAAAGGATGCAAAGGATAATTACGATAAAGATTTATTTAATAAACTTAAAGAATTAAGATATTCTATAGCAAAGGAAAGGAACATAGCTCCATTTATGGTTTTCCATGATGCGACCCTAAAGGGAATGGCCTCATATCTTCCTAAGGATAAAGAAGAATTACTAACAATAAGTGGAGTAGGGGTAAAAAAATATGATAGCTATGGAGAAACTTTTATAAGTTTAATTAAAGAGTATTGTAATGAAAAAGAATTAAATAACAGCATTATACAAGAATAG